Proteins from a single region of Labedella gwakjiensis:
- a CDS encoding MFS transporter: protein MSVAPPQPAHPSTGSSPTVSARAGRAARPIHRWWILVILSLTQLIVVLDGTIVNIALPQAQISLGLSDTERQWVITAYALAFGALLLLGGRIADYWGRKRTYLVGMVGFGLASVWGGFAQGGLDLIAARGVQGLFAALMAPAALALLTVTFPGGRDRNTAFAVFGSVAGAGAAVGLVLGGLLTEFADWRWCLWVNAPVVLVGLIAGSLLLTESKAEGDNRYDVLGTITVVAGLGSLVYGFTLAENGWARADTIGFIAAGVGFLVLFVWIESRVAQPLLPLRVVAHRVRGGAFLLQAVAGSVMIGALLYLTFHLQIVLGFAPLIAGLATLPLTVAIAAVAPFATRLLPRIGPRPLMIAGPIVGAVGLLLLSRITPGGSYLVEVLPGLVVLGIGMGLLFVPLQNVALSGVEPHDAGAASATANASMQIGGSLGLSIFTTIYATVSGHATGATSAVDLVNGYSAAFVAAAVGMVIAAVVAIVFIRGPKEQLLPSGDHAPIHAG, encoded by the coding sequence GTGTCCGTCGCGCCTCCGCAGCCCGCACACCCCTCCACCGGATCGTCGCCCACGGTCTCCGCCCGGGCAGGCCGCGCCGCCCGCCCCATCCACCGCTGGTGGATCCTCGTCATCCTGTCGCTCACGCAGCTCATCGTGGTGCTCGACGGCACGATCGTGAACATCGCGCTGCCCCAAGCGCAGATCAGCCTCGGTCTCAGCGACACCGAGCGCCAGTGGGTCATCACCGCCTACGCCCTCGCGTTCGGCGCGCTGCTCCTCCTCGGCGGCCGCATCGCCGACTACTGGGGGCGCAAGCGCACCTACCTCGTGGGCATGGTGGGCTTCGGCCTCGCGTCCGTGTGGGGCGGATTCGCCCAGGGCGGCCTCGACCTCATCGCCGCTCGTGGCGTGCAGGGTCTGTTCGCCGCGCTCATGGCACCGGCAGCCCTCGCGCTCCTCACGGTGACCTTCCCCGGCGGTCGCGACCGCAACACCGCGTTCGCGGTCTTCGGCTCGGTGGCCGGAGCGGGCGCGGCTGTCGGTCTCGTGCTCGGCGGTCTGCTCACCGAGTTCGCCGACTGGCGCTGGTGCCTCTGGGTGAACGCACCCGTGGTGCTCGTCGGCCTCATCGCCGGTTCCCTCCTCCTCACGGAGAGCAAGGCGGAAGGCGACAACCGCTACGACGTCCTCGGGACGATCACGGTCGTGGCGGGCCTCGGCAGCCTCGTCTACGGCTTCACCCTCGCGGAGAACGGCTGGGCGCGCGCCGACACGATCGGCTTCATCGCGGCCGGCGTCGGGTTCCTCGTGCTGTTCGTGTGGATCGAGTCCCGCGTCGCACAGCCGCTACTCCCCCTCCGGGTCGTGGCTCACCGCGTGCGCGGGGGCGCCTTCCTCCTGCAGGCCGTGGCCGGCAGCGTCATGATCGGCGCTCTCCTCTACCTCACGTTCCACCTGCAGATCGTGCTCGGCTTCGCCCCGCTCATCGCGGGTCTCGCGACCCTGCCCCTCACCGTCGCCATTGCGGCCGTCGCGCCGTTCGCGACGCGACTGCTGCCACGGATCGGCCCCCGCCCGCTCATGATCGCCGGTCCGATCGTGGGCGCCGTCGGGCTCCTGCTGCTCAGCCGCATCACTCCGGGCGGGTCGTACCTCGTCGAGGTGCTGCCGGGACTCGTCGTGCTCGGCATCGGTATGGGGCTGCTGTTCGTCCCGCTCCAGAACGTGGCGCTCTCGGGCGTCGAGCCGCACGACGCCGGCGCGGCGAGCGCCACGGCGAACGCGTCGATGCAGATCGGCGGGTCGCTCGGTCTGTCCATCTTCACGACCATCTACGCGACGGTGTCCGGCCATGCGACGGGCGCGACGTCGGCCGTGGATCTTGTGAACGGATAC